ACATTGCAGTCATTTCCGAAGTACTTCAAACTACTACACATTATAAAGACTTAACTAATTGATATTCAATAGTTCAGCTTAAAGGTTCGAATCCCTCCGACTCCACTCAAAAAAGCTCACCGAAACGGTGGGCTTTTTATGTTTTAATGGGTTGGAATCCGGTAAAGAGGGGTTTGATTATGCGAGAGTCACTCAACTGGACTTTACCGAATGAGCGAAATAGCGGTACTCTTGCAGGGGCGTTTGCAAGCTGGCACCTCATTCACGACTTATAATCGGGATGATGGCACAAGCTGGAGGAATGCCTAAATACGTTATTTTAAGTTTGGAAATTGATAAGCCAGAATAAAGGATTTGATCTTACTCATAGAATCCAATATGGACTCAGAACTTGGCAGGTCATCTGACCAGACTAACTTAGAGAGTTCTCTCTGGTATGTTTCTTTCAAAGGAGTCCACATTTGATCTATGTCTCTGAGTAATGGGGAATCATGAATAGGAAGTGATACCCAATCACCTGAGAAGGTATTATTCTGTTGATTATCCTGAAGCACCAAAGTAATTAGCTCAAAGTTCTCCTTTAATAAAAGTGAGTTCACTAATCATTTTTATTGCGAGTGTCTACATCCTACTCAATCAGTAGTAGTCCTTGAGACTACCTTACCATGAGGTGCATACATAGTGATTCGTTTTTAATCCCAAATCGTACTAAGCTGAAAGTAGGATGATCCAACTCTAACTGAATACCTTCTGACAACTTTTTAACAAAGTTCATATCATCCAGCTGCGGTTTGTGATTTTTAGTTTCCACTAGTGGAAGTATTTTGAATATAGCTAATAGGTTATTATGATCTAAACCATCAGCATAATCAAAGCGACCATCATAGTCACTCTGCTTTTTAACACCATCAATTCTAACCCGATAATAGACAATATGATCATGAGCATGAGTGCATTTATTGAAAACGCCAAATGCCAAGGTTTTGAGCTCCATTTCCAGTTTTACCCTTCGAGATTTTATGACTTTTGACCTAGAATCGTTTAGCAATAAGTCAAACTCATTGTCCTTGATGATATGTACTGATTTTGGAAGTTGGGGAACTTCATTTAGCTGCGTGTTTGAAAGGTTCAGGATTCTCAAATTACTTACATCAGAGAAGGTCAACCTAGTTATGGGGTTGAAGGATAAATCTAATTCTTCAATCGACGAGGAATCAATATGGAAGCTCTCCAGTGCATTGTAGCTAAGATCACAGACTGTAAGCTTTGGAAAGGATCTGAGCGAGAAAGTAATAATAGTATTATCCCTAAGGTACAGATCACAAATGCCTGTCAATGCATTTAGTGTTTCCAGGTTAGTTAGCCTGTTGGATGATAAATTCAGGACTACAACCTCCGTCATCATTTTGATGAAATGTAGGTAATCATCTGTTAAATCAAACTGGATTAATGATAGTACTCTGTTATGAACAACGCCAGAAACGTGCTGAAGGAAATCAGTTGAGGGGGTGAGAACTCCCATTTTATTACCGATAAACTCACCATGTGATTTCGAGTCCAGCCGATAAGATAAATTGGACTTGTTCTGATCGTAATTAATTTTACATAAATCTCGGTACATCTGACGAGCAAAGGTGAAACTACTGAAGTTGAATTCCCGCAAAAAAAAGTGCTTACTAAAGGCAATTTTCGCTAGAAAGAATTCCAGAATTGACTTGTGAGCAAACTTGTAATTCCCCCTACCGTCTCGGTTTAACAGCGATTTACTTTTAAGCTCTAAATCTGAAAGATTAATATTTGATTCCTGGGCGAATGTGATTACGGATTGTGCAGGTACTCTTAATGATGATTCAGCGTAAAAGTTATTGTAAAGCTCAACAGCAAACTTCTCTGAGAATTCGTAAAGATTCTGCTTGAAAATAGCGCGCTCTACCTGCCTTTTTCTATTTGCCTCTCTATCAATCCATGATTCAATCAAAAGGGAATAAATATTATAAATGCTATTGAAGGAATCTTGATGATCCAGAAGATCATCGATATAATTCAACAGCATAGGTCTGACCATCAGATATGGACAGTCCCTAGTAAGACGAAAAGCACGCGTAATCTTATTGACCCGGTAAATTGGATATCTCTTCAAAAGGAATTTTCTAATATCCGAATCATTGAATGGGGATAAGTAAATCTTCTTGAAGGTGTGAAACCCTCCCACTGAGCCATGTTTTCTTATTCTGATTTCACCTGGTTCTACTTCTTCGATTGGAAAGAACTGTGTGCGACTAGAGATCACAACAAATCGAAACTTACTTGTCAATTTAACGAGCTCTTCGATCCTATTCATATAATCCCTGGCGGCATTAAGGTCCTCGTCAAAGGCGTCCAGAAGAATGATTGATTTACACATCTGTTCATCAGAAATGTTCTCTATATCTTTTTCAATATCAGGCTGACTCAAGGGGAAAATGTACATATCAAAATGCTTGAATAACCTTCTTTTATATCTCATGTAGAGATTCATCATGAATGTGGTTTTCCCCATTCCTGAATCAGCAAGAATGATATAGTATTTATGCTTGTTGCGATCATTGGAAAATGTCCTCAGGAAAAATGGGATTAGCTTTTGCCTAGCCACACTGGCCTGCGAGAAGTAGGGCTCTTCCTCATAAGATGGGGGGATATTTTGAAACTTGGTATGGACATAGAAACGATAAGCATCTCTAAATTCATAAGGTTGATAATAAGGGTTCTGTCTTTGAGTAACCCTTTTATATGAATACCAAGCACGGACTTTCTTAAATAGCGGAATTAGCACAGAAGTACCTAGAATCAATAATGAATAGAATATAATAGTCAGGGTAGATTCACTTACCTCTAAATCAAATGTTTCATTTAGGAAAGTGAGAATATGTTTCTTGGCAGAGTCAAATAGTTTTTCCACGTCACCTATTTTGACATGAAGATAAATTATCCAGGTGAAACCGCTTTTAAATATTCCTATTACAAATGGTATTAGGCAGATAGAAATGGTGAGCTAGAAGTGCATTTCAAAAAGCGATTTTCCCTATGGATGGATTGGAAGGCTGCGTTAAGATAAGGCTAGTTTTAAGGAAAGGCAATACCCCATCCTCCCTCCACAACCTTGTCCTATCCATGAATTCAAAAAATACGGCTATGTTTCCCAAAAAGACCGCCATCTTTTCTCAAAAGATGGTTATGTTTTCCAAAAACATGGCCATGAAATAAAAAAAGGTGGTTATGATTTACCTAATCGATGGTTATGGCTTCACAGAATTCAATGATCAGCACTCAGGTCAACTCGGAGGTCTTTGCTATTGATGTTTTTAGCCCAGGAATAGCTTTGGTATGAATCAGAAAGGAAGGGCCATCTTGCCACACTTAATGTAACGATCTCCTCTAACGCTATCCGAGGTGGAGCCTTTTGATCAAGAGGATGAATACCCCATATCCGACTTTATCTTAATTTTCCGCTTATCTAGTTTGCTGAAAAACAAAGTAAACAGTTGTAAATACCGTTGATATTCCTAGGGCTACCCATACAATGTTGTCTAATTGCTTGAGCCCATTATTCACCTCAAAAGCAGCACTTGCCATAATGCTTATAATCGATATGAGAAAAATGGGAATAAAGACTAATCCTAATGTTTTTAGAAAAACTAATCTTGACTTCTTTTCGTGAATTAATATATGTACAGCGGTAATAACAATCAGTATTCCAAGCATTAAATCAATAATTAAATTATTAAAACAATATAGTTTTTAATCACAATGTGATGATTTAATAAGTGGATTAGCTATTCCTCCGTACAGAAGGATTCCATGACTATCGACTTGTGATGTTAGTTTTCCGGTGATCATTGATTATTATTTTTCAATTTCATTGACTCAGCAAACAATGCTTCAAACATTTATCGAAACTAACTTCTACCAATCAATCATACTTCCTTAAAATAAATAGCATTGGGGGTTACATATTTCACTTCAACATCTAACTCAAATTTTTCCACATCCAAGTGGATCATTTTGTTACTTGACTTACCACTAAAACTTTCCACTAAACAAACTTTTGGTTCTTCAATTCCAAGTAGATGAACCACATGATATTGACCATGTTTATTTCCTCTATACTGAGCCTTGAACCGTTTTCCTTTTTGAATCAATTCAATATTCTCAGCTATTAATGGATTCTCTAATACCTTTTGTTCCTTGAATCCCAGCTGTTTCACCATAATATCCGATTCTAGTTGATATTGTATAAACTCAAAGAAATTGTCATCTACATCACGGTAAAAGATCAATGTATCTGAAATATTAATTGGGCCTTCCGGAAGAAAATAATCTTTCAAAAACTCATTCCCCTCCTTTGTTAGCTTTTTAAACGAAATAATAGATCCTGATTGAATCTTCTTGATCTTCCTTATCACGGCTGGGCACCAGTCATGACCAACCCAAGCTGGAACAAAATCTACTCGCATTACCTTGTAAGCGGAAGGTAAAAGACCTGAATCAGTACACGGGTGCTTTGGCCAAGGTGGCCCAAGTTCATCAAAATACACCCTTCCCCCGACTTGAGATTGATAGAAAAATACTCTTCGGCCGCAAACTGGACAAATGGCGTTTGGATTAACATATGATGAATATGAATTTTTATCCGTCCACAAGGATAAAAATTTCAGTGTATCACCATAGGATGGTTGAAGCACAATTTTATTATGCCCAAATCCTAAGTGTCCATCTCCACCCCAACCACAGGTGCATCCTGGTGGATGATTCCATGCGTTACACATAATGACTAAATTGTTGGATGATCAAAGTTATTCTTCTCTTCGAATTAAGTTAATCAAAATACCAATATACACTTCCTACCACGAGCATGGCACTGGATGTCATCGGCTCAGAATCAGGTGATCCATGTGAAGGCCTCCCCTCACAAAAAAACCTCCACACATTTTGTGTGAAGGTTTTTGGCACCGATCAGGTACGTTCATTAACAGATTGGCTTTCTGGTTAGCTCACCTTCTCCGCAGTGTAACCTGCCTTTTCTACCACAGCGATCACCTCCGCTTCAGAAGCACCGGCTGTTTCTACGGTCAGGATTTTGTTCGGATTCAAGATATCTACCTCCCACTTAGCTATGCCTTCGGCAGCATCCAAATGAGGAGTCACATTCGCAAGGCAGCCACTGCACTTGATCGTGGTTTTGAATTTTAATGTACTCATCGTTCTTTTATTTTGATTGTTTTAAACTT
This Marinoscillum sp. 108 DNA region includes the following protein-coding sequences:
- a CDS encoding heavy-metal-associated domain-containing protein, translated to MSTLKFKTTIKCSGCLANVTPHLDAAEGIAKWEVDILNPNKILTVETAGASEAEVIAVVEKAGYTAEKVS